One genomic segment of Pseudonocardia sp. T1-2H includes these proteins:
- a CDS encoding MFS transporter: protein MTLDPHATGVPPVEPDRRRRLVAAGIGNFMEWFDFAVYGFFAVAIGANFFPSSNPTSSLLSTLAVYGVAFLMRPVGGFVIGAIGDRRGRRFALMLSVVLMGVATALIALLPTYAMVGVAAPILLVLLRCAQGFSAGGEWTGSAAFLVENAPPHRRGLTASIVPTTAALAVAAGAAAALVIQSTVAPADITSWGWRLPFLAAFPLTLVGLYMRMKLEDTKVFRDLEAQGAVVEAPIRAVGRSGGRSVAISFALSAITVLGFYYIATYVTTFLTTTAGMPRLSALVVVAVGAVIYAAFCPLMGALSDRVGRRPVSLVGGAGLALFSVPAFLLMATGDPVVAVLGVVLFGLFEAMHNSTTTVMLIELFPASTRSTGSAIGYNLGAAVVAGPGPLIAAALAAAGVGVGLPAAYIAGVALVCTVILWFVLPETRWRDLGPDLTGAAPSTVGRPAARPTTNA, encoded by the coding sequence ATGACCCTCGACCCCCACGCCACGGGCGTGCCGCCCGTGGAACCGGACCGACGACGCCGCCTCGTGGCCGCGGGCATCGGCAACTTCATGGAGTGGTTCGACTTCGCCGTCTACGGGTTCTTCGCCGTGGCGATCGGCGCGAACTTCTTCCCCAGCTCCAACCCGACCTCGTCGCTGCTCTCGACGCTCGCGGTGTACGGCGTGGCGTTCCTGATGCGACCGGTCGGAGGGTTCGTGATCGGCGCCATCGGCGACCGGCGCGGCCGCCGCTTCGCCCTGATGCTCTCGGTCGTCCTGATGGGCGTCGCGACGGCGCTCATCGCCCTGTTGCCGACCTACGCGATGGTCGGGGTGGCGGCCCCGATCCTGCTGGTCCTGCTGCGTTGCGCACAGGGGTTCTCCGCCGGGGGCGAGTGGACGGGCTCGGCGGCGTTCCTCGTCGAGAACGCCCCGCCGCACCGGCGCGGGCTCACCGCGAGCATCGTGCCCACGACCGCCGCACTCGCGGTGGCGGCCGGGGCGGCGGCCGCACTCGTCATCCAGAGCACCGTCGCTCCCGCCGACATCACCAGCTGGGGCTGGCGGCTGCCGTTCCTGGCGGCGTTCCCGCTGACCCTCGTCGGCCTCTACATGCGCATGAAGCTCGAGGACACGAAGGTCTTCCGGGACCTCGAGGCGCAGGGCGCGGTGGTCGAGGCGCCGATCCGGGCGGTCGGGCGATCCGGCGGCAGGAGCGTCGCGATCTCCTTCGCCCTCTCGGCGATCACGGTCCTGGGCTTCTACTACATCGCGACCTACGTCACGACCTTCCTGACCACGACGGCGGGCATGCCGCGGCTGTCCGCGCTGGTCGTGGTGGCCGTCGGCGCGGTGATCTACGCGGCCTTCTGCCCGCTGATGGGCGCGCTCTCCGACCGTGTGGGCCGCCGCCCGGTCTCGCTCGTCGGGGGAGCGGGTCTGGCGCTGTTCTCCGTCCCGGCGTTCCTGCTGATGGCGACCGGCGATCCCGTGGTGGCGGTCCTCGGCGTGGTGCTGTTCGGCCTGTTCGAGGCGATGCACAACAGCACGACCACCGTCATGCTGATCGAGTTGTTCCCGGCCAGCACCCGGTCGACCGGCAGCGCCATCGGCTACAACCTCGGCGCCGCGGTCGTCGCCGGTCCCGGCCCGCTGATCGCGGCCGCCCTGGCCGCGGCCGGCGTGGGCGTCGGCCTGCCGGCCGCCTACATCGCCGGGGTCGCCCTGGTCTGCACCGTCATCCTCTGGTTCGTCCTGCCGGAGACCAGGTGGCGCGACCTCGGCCCGGACCTCACCGGGGCGGCACCGAGCACCGTCGGCCGGCCGGCCGCCCGGCCCACCACCAACGCCTGA
- a CDS encoding carboxymuconolactone decarboxylase family protein, which translates to MVNDETYREGLRIRREVVGDEYVDAALANAGDLGAPLQDLVTEYCWGAVWGRPGLERATRSLINIAMISALNRPQELRTHVRGALRNGCTPEEIREVLVQVAAYCGFPAALDGFRIAQEVIAAADGR; encoded by the coding sequence GTGGTGAACGACGAGACCTACCGGGAGGGCCTGCGGATCCGCCGCGAGGTCGTCGGCGACGAGTACGTCGACGCGGCGCTGGCGAACGCGGGCGACCTCGGCGCACCCCTGCAGGACCTGGTGACCGAGTACTGCTGGGGCGCCGTCTGGGGTCGCCCCGGCCTCGAGCGCGCGACCCGCAGTCTGATCAACATCGCGATGATCTCGGCCCTGAACCGGCCGCAGGAGCTGCGCACCCACGTCCGGGGAGCGCTGCGCAACGGCTGCACCCCGGAGGAGATCCGCGAGGTCCTGGTCCAGGTGGCGGCCTACTGCGGATTCCCGGCAGCCCTCGACGGGTTCCGGATCGCGCAGGAAGTCATCGCCGCGGCCGACGGCCGCTGA
- a CDS encoding cupin domain-containing protein, giving the protein MHLIRARAGRPSAQRTDTFTGTVWGDPVSAAGDDPVANTVVFAPGARTYWHRHEGGQLILATAGTGFVVRDDGHGGALHSGQSVWTPGGEIHWHGAGPDSLLTHTAFSFGPTEWLHEVSDEDYERGVREASW; this is encoded by the coding sequence GTGCATCTCATCCGAGCGCGTGCCGGCCGCCCGTCCGCGCAGCGCACCGACACCTTCACCGGCACCGTCTGGGGAGACCCGGTCTCCGCGGCCGGCGACGACCCGGTGGCGAACACCGTGGTGTTCGCCCCGGGAGCCCGCACCTACTGGCACCGCCACGAGGGTGGACAACTCATCCTCGCGACCGCCGGAACGGGCTTCGTCGTCCGCGACGACGGCCACGGCGGCGCGCTCCATTCCGGACAGAGCGTCTGGACGCCGGGCGGCGAGATCCACTGGCACGGAGCCGGACCGGACAGCCTGCTCACGCACACGGCGTTCTCGTTCGGACCCACCGAGTGGCTCCACGAGGTCAGCGACGAGGACTACGAGCGCGGGGTTCGGGAGGCGTCGTGGTGA
- a CDS encoding GntR family transcriptional regulator translates to MAMNGDEGSWPGSGFGPGRRPNARGLGSLVYAQIKERLLEGVFAAGERLQVEALKTEFGVSKQPVMEALRRLSGEGLVEIIPQVGCQVCSYPHQEVEDFFRLFGAMEGTITEIAAGRRTDAQLDRLAAVEGRIDALRSVDDPTERSRGYRAHNRAFHGVVHEMAGSPVMAVTVQRMWDLSDFLINTNGVLTPLSHALEQRHADHEQILEALRVRDGAAARKETEAHIISTLEIIWEPAARAADGVEP, encoded by the coding sequence ATGGCCATGAACGGCGACGAGGGCAGCTGGCCCGGTTCGGGATTCGGCCCGGGCCGTCGGCCGAACGCGCGGGGCCTCGGCTCGCTGGTCTACGCCCAGATCAAGGAGCGGCTGCTCGAGGGCGTCTTCGCCGCGGGCGAACGGTTGCAGGTCGAGGCGCTCAAGACCGAGTTCGGAGTCAGCAAGCAACCGGTCATGGAAGCACTGCGCAGGCTCTCCGGCGAGGGTCTCGTGGAGATCATCCCGCAGGTCGGCTGCCAGGTGTGCAGCTACCCGCACCAGGAGGTCGAGGACTTCTTCCGGCTCTTCGGCGCGATGGAGGGCACGATCACCGAGATCGCGGCCGGCCGCCGGACGGACGCCCAGCTCGACCGGCTCGCCGCCGTCGAGGGTCGGATCGACGCCCTGCGCTCGGTCGACGACCCGACGGAGCGCAGCCGCGGGTACCGGGCCCACAATCGCGCCTTCCACGGCGTCGTGCACGAGATGGCCGGGTCCCCGGTCATGGCCGTCACCGTCCAGCGGATGTGGGACCTGAGCGACTTCCTGATCAACACCAACGGCGTCCTCACCCCGCTGTCGCACGCGCTCGAGCAGCGCCATGCCGACCACGAGCAGATCCTCGAGGCGCTGCGCGTCCGCGACGGCGCGGCGGCCCGCAAGGAGACCGAGGCCCACATCATCAGCACGCTCGAGATCATCTGGGAGCCGGCGGCCCGGGCCGCCGACGGCGTCGAGCCCTGA
- a CDS encoding cysteine hydrolase family protein, with protein sequence MELDPRRTAFIAVHYQNDVITNEGAFGAFFAEQAIAGGVVPTTKTLQEAARAAGSTVVFTRVAFQPGYGDLVGNFPLLAMVGQQGCLVDGTSAAAIVDELAPQDGDIVVTHQRVSGFVGSELDTVLRGRGVETVVITGVATNMSVESTARSAGDLGYRTIVVSDACSAAAPEVHEASLASLGMLGEVVTAADVLAALKAEVRAA encoded by the coding sequence ATGGAGCTCGATCCCCGCCGGACCGCATTCATCGCGGTGCACTACCAGAACGACGTGATCACGAACGAGGGCGCGTTCGGCGCGTTCTTCGCCGAGCAAGCCATCGCGGGCGGCGTCGTGCCGACCACGAAGACGCTGCAGGAGGCCGCGCGCGCGGCCGGCTCGACGGTGGTCTTCACCCGGGTCGCGTTCCAGCCCGGCTACGGCGACCTCGTGGGCAACTTCCCGCTGCTCGCCATGGTGGGCCAGCAGGGATGCCTGGTCGACGGCACCTCGGCGGCGGCGATCGTCGACGAGCTGGCGCCGCAGGACGGCGACATCGTCGTGACCCACCAGCGGGTCAGCGGGTTCGTCGGCAGTGAGCTGGACACCGTCCTGCGCGGCCGGGGCGTCGAGACCGTGGTGATCACCGGGGTCGCCACCAACATGTCCGTCGAGAGCACCGCGCGCAGCGCCGGCGACCTCGGCTACCGCACGATCGTCGTCTCCGACGCGTGCAGTGCCGCCGCGCCCGAGGTGCACGAGGCGTCCCTGGCTAGCCTCGGCATGCTCGGCGAGGTGGTCACCGCCGCCGACGTGCTGGCCGCGCTGAAGGCCGAGGTGAGGGCCGCATGA
- a CDS encoding LysR family transcriptional regulator → METRQLRHFLAVADVGTFTAAAEQLRISQPGLSSSIRILEHQLGAELFVRSRRRAELTDAGRELYAGARRALATLEAVETQIRGGPGVTKSTLYVGSIPSFAGLDLAALISRFTAQNPDVDVAVTVGMPLQLFADLVDNRLELAFVTMPLEPPHNVKLTPLATYPMVLACPLGHRLAGRDSVELRALADETFVDFDPALAARQVTDHAFVTARIPRNVRVTCNEIGSLLELVAHGLGLAIVPRPLAIATRVPIALVPIDNASLVWTVAAATRPNGTVSDAGQGMWNLIAGNAKPVSAG, encoded by the coding sequence ATGGAGACGCGTCAGCTGCGGCATTTCCTCGCGGTGGCGGACGTCGGAACCTTCACCGCCGCGGCCGAGCAGCTCCGGATCTCGCAGCCGGGTCTGTCGTCGTCGATCCGCATCCTCGAACACCAGCTCGGCGCCGAACTGTTCGTGCGCAGCCGCAGGCGCGCCGAACTCACCGACGCGGGCCGGGAGCTCTACGCCGGCGCCCGCCGCGCCCTGGCCACCCTGGAAGCGGTCGAGACGCAGATCCGCGGGGGGCCCGGGGTCACCAAGAGCACCCTCTACGTCGGCTCGATCCCGTCCTTCGCGGGCCTGGACCTCGCGGCCCTGATCAGCCGGTTCACCGCCCAGAACCCGGACGTCGACGTCGCGGTGACCGTGGGGATGCCGCTGCAGCTCTTCGCGGACCTCGTCGACAACCGCCTCGAGCTGGCGTTCGTCACGATGCCGCTCGAGCCGCCCCACAACGTGAAGCTCACCCCGCTCGCGACGTACCCCATGGTCCTGGCCTGCCCGCTCGGGCACCGTCTCGCCGGCCGGGACTCCGTCGAGCTGCGCGCGCTCGCCGACGAGACCTTCGTGGACTTCGACCCCGCCCTCGCCGCCCGTCAGGTCACCGACCACGCCTTCGTCACCGCGCGGATCCCCCGGAACGTGCGCGTCACGTGCAACGAGATCGGCTCGCTCCTGGAGCTCGTCGCGCACGGTCTCGGCCTCGCGATCGTGCCCCGTCCGCTCGCCATCGCCACCCGCGTCCCCATCGCGCTGGTGCCGATCGACAACGCCTCGCTCGTCTGGACGGTGGCCGCGGCGACGCGGCCGAACGGGACCGTGTCCGACGCCGGTCAGGGGATGTGGAACCTGATCGCCGGCAACGCGAAGCCCGTCTCGGCGGGGTAG
- a CDS encoding 3-carboxyethylcatechol 2,3-dioxygenase, producing the protein MTLALCTTSHTPLMGKAEPGADVSARVAAAFDEARAFIRDYDPELVVLFGPDHYNGFFYEVMPPFCIAADAESVGDYGLPKGPLPVDAEAARHIAAQVLADGLDIAVSERMQVDHGFSQPLQLLFGAIDAVPVVPVFLNCVAEPLGPVARARLLGAAVGRAAASLDRRVLVMGSGGLSHDPPVPQLRGAAPEVSERLISGRNPTPEERAQREARVVGAIAAFAAGESDLMPLNPQWDAELMALLASGDLERLDSRPNDWFVEHAGHSSHEVRTWIAAYAALGTAGDYRVETSFYEAIPEWIAGFGLTTARTVPA; encoded by the coding sequence ATGACGCTTGCGTTGTGCACGACGTCGCACACCCCGCTCATGGGCAAGGCCGAGCCGGGCGCGGACGTCTCCGCCCGGGTCGCGGCCGCGTTCGACGAGGCGCGCGCCTTCATCCGTGACTACGACCCCGAACTCGTCGTCCTCTTCGGACCGGACCACTACAACGGCTTCTTCTACGAGGTCATGCCGCCGTTCTGCATCGCCGCGGACGCCGAGTCCGTCGGCGACTACGGGCTGCCGAAGGGCCCGCTGCCGGTCGACGCGGAGGCCGCCCGGCACATCGCCGCGCAGGTGCTGGCCGACGGGCTGGACATCGCGGTGTCCGAGCGCATGCAGGTCGACCACGGGTTCTCCCAGCCGCTGCAGCTGCTCTTCGGCGCGATCGACGCCGTCCCGGTCGTCCCGGTCTTCCTCAACTGTGTCGCCGAGCCGCTCGGTCCGGTGGCCAGGGCGCGGCTGCTGGGCGCCGCGGTCGGCCGGGCCGCGGCGTCGCTCGACCGGCGTGTGCTGGTGATGGGCTCCGGCGGTCTGTCGCACGATCCGCCGGTGCCCCAGCTGCGAGGCGCCGCGCCGGAGGTGAGCGAACGGCTGATCTCGGGGCGCAACCCGACGCCGGAGGAGCGCGCGCAGCGGGAGGCGCGGGTCGTCGGCGCGATCGCCGCCTTCGCCGCCGGTGAGTCGGACCTGATGCCGCTCAACCCGCAGTGGGACGCCGAGCTGATGGCCCTGCTCGCCTCGGGGGACCTCGAGCGCCTCGACAGTCGGCCCAACGACTGGTTCGTCGAGCACGCGGGCCACTCCTCGCACGAGGTGCGCACCTGGATCGCCGCCTACGCCGCGCTGGGCACGGCGGGCGACTACCGCGTCGAGACCTCCTTCTACGAGGCGATCCCCGAGTGGATCGCCGGCTTCGGGCTCACCACGGCCCGCACCGTCCCTGCCTGA
- a CDS encoding YciI family protein → MALFAVVWRYTEDTTLIDEVRPLHREYLGELVHRGVVRQAGPFGDGSGGLLVYDVADEQELRKRIDEDPYSRRGVIVESRSWPWTPVFGPLTT, encoded by the coding sequence ATGGCACTGTTCGCGGTGGTCTGGCGCTATACCGAGGACACGACCCTGATCGACGAGGTCCGCCCCCTGCACCGGGAGTACCTGGGCGAGTTGGTGCACCGGGGCGTCGTCCGCCAGGCCGGGCCGTTCGGGGACGGCTCCGGCGGGCTGCTCGTCTACGACGTCGCGGACGAGCAGGAGCTGCGGAAACGGATCGACGAGGACCCGTACAGCCGGCGCGGGGTCATCGTGGAGAGCCGGTCGTGGCCGTGGACGCCGGTGTTCGGGCCGCTGACGACCTGA
- a CDS encoding LLM class flavin-dependent oxidoreductase, translating into MVKSWIFDIFNYPHSPDPADFDPQKCQELYDWHFESWLKADEQGYDGIFFSEHHFTAYNVSPSPNLLVATIARLTRNMRLGVMANIIPFHDPRRLAEEAAMLDYLTGGRLEVGMGRGVDEQEFLRQGIPMEETRPRFEEGMELIHTAWHNPTFTHHGRFWDYEDVSIWPRPIQQPNPPVWITALSPATVEWAGRKGYKMGHTFLPIGETKDMFDRYRKSAADAGNSTSADQLAVMRNIFVADSDEQARDIAEPALDHLFALFKEHAIFDDLDDVPAGYEYYSSFFRPFTSGPISWEGLQQAGIVCVGSPETVRDQLVAQAETLQCGNIIFWGSFGTLTREQTLRSYELYSRDVIPALKSLDLD; encoded by the coding sequence GTGGTCAAGAGCTGGATCTTCGACATCTTCAACTATCCGCACTCGCCGGACCCGGCCGACTTCGACCCGCAGAAGTGCCAGGAGCTCTACGACTGGCACTTCGAGTCGTGGCTCAAGGCCGACGAGCAGGGTTACGACGGGATCTTCTTCAGCGAGCACCACTTCACCGCCTACAACGTCAGCCCGTCACCGAACCTGCTGGTGGCGACGATCGCGCGGCTGACGCGGAACATGCGGCTCGGGGTGATGGCCAACATCATCCCGTTCCACGACCCGCGCCGGCTCGCCGAGGAGGCGGCGATGCTCGACTACCTCACCGGTGGCCGGCTCGAGGTGGGCATGGGCCGGGGTGTCGACGAGCAGGAGTTCCTCCGCCAGGGCATCCCGATGGAGGAGACCCGGCCGCGCTTCGAGGAGGGCATGGAGCTCATCCACACCGCGTGGCACAACCCGACGTTCACCCACCACGGGCGGTTCTGGGACTACGAGGACGTGAGCATCTGGCCGCGCCCGATCCAGCAGCCCAACCCGCCGGTCTGGATCACGGCCCTGAGCCCCGCGACCGTCGAGTGGGCGGGCCGCAAGGGCTACAAGATGGGCCACACGTTCCTGCCGATCGGCGAGACGAAGGACATGTTCGACCGCTACCGCAAGTCCGCGGCCGACGCCGGCAACTCGACGAGCGCGGACCAGCTCGCGGTGATGCGCAACATCTTCGTCGCGGACTCCGACGAGCAGGCGCGGGACATCGCCGAGCCGGCGCTGGACCACCTCTTCGCGCTGTTCAAGGAGCACGCGATCTTCGACGACCTGGACGACGTGCCGGCGGGCTACGAGTACTACTCGTCGTTCTTCCGGCCCTTCACCTCCGGGCCGATCAGCTGGGAGGGCCTGCAGCAGGCGGGCATCGTCTGCGTCGGCTCGCCCGAGACGGTGCGCGACCAGCTCGTCGCCCAGGCCGAGACGCTGCAGTGCGGCAACATCATCTTCTGGGGCTCGTTCGGCACCCTGACCAGGGAGCAGACGCTGCGCTCCTACGAGCTCTACAGCCGGGACGTCATCCCCGCGCTGAAGTCGCTCGACCTCGACTGA
- a CDS encoding LLM class flavin-dependent oxidoreductase: MRVGVGLPAAVPGAGPEQILGWARRAEAAGFSSLAALDRVVYANHEPLLTLAAAAAVTERIALATHVLLGATREPALLAKQAATLHALSGGRFTLGLGVGVRPADYTATGTAFAGRGRRLEDVVDALRHTWASAGPAGTIGPVSPGGRPGLVLGGRSPRALDRAARLGDGWVAGSTGFFAEGAAVVRKAWRRHGRDGEPRLLAVGYVALGADGPAQAERYLPEYYGVTAEAATSLASTALTTTRAVRETVCRLVGEGCEELVLYPCGADPDQVGLLADALR; encoded by the coding sequence GTGCGCGTCGGGGTGGGGCTGCCCGCCGCCGTCCCCGGAGCGGGGCCCGAGCAGATCCTCGGCTGGGCGCGGCGGGCGGAGGCCGCCGGGTTCTCCAGCCTCGCCGCGCTGGACCGGGTGGTCTACGCCAACCACGAGCCGTTGCTCACCCTGGCCGCCGCGGCGGCCGTCACCGAGCGGATCGCCCTGGCCACCCATGTGCTGCTCGGCGCGACCCGGGAGCCGGCCCTGCTGGCCAAGCAGGCGGCGACCCTCCACGCGCTGTCCGGGGGGCGGTTCACCCTCGGGCTGGGGGTGGGCGTCCGCCCGGCGGACTACACGGCGACCGGGACGGCGTTCGCCGGCCGGGGACGGCGGCTCGAGGACGTCGTCGACGCCCTGCGGCACACATGGGCGTCGGCAGGACCGGCCGGGACCATCGGGCCGGTGTCACCCGGTGGTCGGCCCGGCCTGGTCCTGGGTGGCCGCTCGCCCCGGGCGCTGGACCGCGCGGCCCGGCTCGGCGACGGCTGGGTCGCGGGGAGCACAGGCTTCTTCGCCGAGGGGGCGGCCGTGGTGCGCAAGGCGTGGCGGCGGCACGGCCGCGACGGGGAGCCGCGGCTGCTGGCGGTGGGGTATGTCGCGCTCGGCGCGGACGGCCCCGCGCAGGCGGAGCGGTACCTGCCGGAGTACTACGGGGTGACTGCCGAGGCGGCCACGAGCCTGGCGTCCACCGCGCTGACCACGACCCGAGCGGTGCGGGAGACGGTGTGCCGGCTTGTGGGGGAGGGCTGCGAGGAGCTCGTCCTCTACCCGTGCGGCGCTGATCCGGACCAGGTCGGCCTGCTCGCCGACGCGCTCCGGTGA
- a CDS encoding alpha/beta fold hydrolase encodes MSRPSIWSALAGLEFTVRYVQVGEWRTRVLEAGEGDALVLMHGTGGHIEAYAHNLVPLSQHFRVIAYEYPGHGWTTHATRDLELPDYVEHLDGLLDALDVERAHLSGESLGGWLALKYAAAHPERVGRVLLNTPGGTMATPEVMERIRSLSQAAADDPSHERIQARLEWLMADPSSVTEELVDIRRTIYARPGFAESMRHLLCLQDPEIRARNLVTDEELAAVAGPAMVVWTSDDPSGPAAAGMAMAEKMPDARFEVISGAGHWPQWEQHEVFNALAVDFLTGKRD; translated from the coding sequence ATGAGCCGGCCGTCGATCTGGTCCGCGTTGGCCGGGCTCGAGTTCACCGTCCGCTACGTGCAGGTCGGGGAGTGGCGCACGCGGGTGCTGGAAGCGGGCGAGGGCGACGCGCTCGTACTCATGCACGGCACCGGTGGCCACATCGAGGCCTACGCGCACAACCTCGTGCCGCTCTCGCAACACTTCCGCGTGATCGCCTACGAGTACCCGGGCCACGGGTGGACCACCCACGCCACCCGCGACCTCGAGCTCCCGGACTACGTCGAGCACCTCGACGGCCTGCTCGACGCGCTGGACGTCGAGCGCGCGCACCTGTCCGGGGAGTCGCTCGGCGGCTGGCTCGCGCTCAAGTACGCGGCCGCGCATCCGGAACGCGTCGGCCGGGTGCTGCTCAACACGCCCGGCGGCACGATGGCGACCCCGGAGGTGATGGAGCGGATCCGGAGCCTGTCGCAGGCCGCGGCCGACGACCCGAGCCACGAGCGGATCCAGGCCCGGCTGGAGTGGCTGATGGCGGACCCGTCCTCGGTCACCGAGGAACTCGTCGACATCCGGCGCACGATCTACGCCCGGCCCGGTTTCGCCGAGTCGATGCGGCACCTGCTGTGCCTGCAGGACCCGGAGATCCGGGCGCGCAACCTCGTCACCGACGAGGAGCTCGCCGCCGTCGCCGGTCCGGCGATGGTGGTCTGGACCAGCGACGACCCGTCGGGCCCCGCGGCCGCAGGCATGGCCATGGCGGAGAAGATGCCGGACGCGCGGTTCGAGGTGATCTCCGGCGCCGGGCACTGGCCGCAGTGGGAGCAGCACGAGGTCTTCAACGCCCTCGCCGTGGACTTCCTGACCGGGAAGCGGGACTGA
- a CDS encoding alpha/beta fold hydrolase — MKHPLPTQGRTGGTPASPGALASVKEKDMGIGPEAPASLDLDGLLVGLPPAGAWTCLVEIDDVAFGLRCDGSATTVVPVTGINDSWDFEFAVGAADWSAFCSVPRPRGYTTAQAMVATSGARPVRGDRAVWARAAVVVDRVLDALRDASTTTSAAVRNPEPPESPLGLSPIVGRYLTVEVDGTRQRLYHESAGTGPALLCLHTAGADSRQFRYLLEDPELTARWTVIAFDMPWHGRSEPPTGWQEETYRLTTDTYAATVLAVVDALELERPVLAGCSMGGAIALYLASTHGDRFTGVCALEGGLGNPSRFVEWTNRGDVDHSRFLTSWVGGLIAPASPAGPAAQTLWGYAQSGPGVYQGDTYFYSQDLPRHTEALQPAGCPLYVFSGEYDYSATTEMSREAATRLGGHLVEMPGKGHFPMSEDPVGFAGHLYPVLDLLHDKYER; from the coding sequence GTGAAGCATCCTCTCCCCACGCAGGGCCGCACCGGTGGGACTCCGGCCTCGCCCGGCGCGCTGGCATCGGTGAAGGAGAAGGACATGGGGATCGGCCCGGAGGCTCCGGCGAGCCTCGACCTGGACGGACTGCTCGTCGGGCTGCCGCCCGCGGGTGCGTGGACGTGCCTGGTCGAGATCGACGACGTCGCGTTCGGCCTGCGGTGTGACGGCTCCGCGACGACCGTCGTGCCGGTCACCGGCATCAACGACAGCTGGGACTTCGAGTTCGCCGTCGGTGCGGCGGACTGGTCCGCGTTCTGCAGCGTGCCCCGGCCGCGCGGGTACACCACGGCCCAGGCCATGGTCGCCACCTCGGGAGCCCGGCCCGTCCGCGGCGACCGTGCGGTGTGGGCCCGCGCCGCGGTCGTCGTCGACCGCGTGCTGGACGCGCTTCGCGACGCGTCGACGACGACGTCCGCGGCGGTCCGCAACCCGGAACCGCCGGAGAGCCCTCTGGGGCTGAGCCCGATCGTCGGCAGGTACCTCACCGTGGAGGTCGACGGGACCAGGCAGCGCCTCTACCACGAGTCGGCCGGTACCGGTCCCGCACTGCTCTGTCTGCACACCGCGGGAGCGGACTCGCGGCAGTTCCGCTACCTCCTCGAGGACCCCGAGCTGACCGCGCGGTGGACGGTGATCGCCTTCGACATGCCGTGGCACGGCCGCTCCGAGCCCCCCACGGGATGGCAGGAGGAGACCTACCGGCTGACGACGGACACCTATGCGGCGACCGTGCTCGCCGTCGTCGACGCGCTCGAGCTCGAGCGTCCGGTCCTCGCCGGCTGCTCGATGGGCGGGGCGATCGCGCTGTACCTGGCGAGCACGCACGGCGACCGGTTCACCGGGGTGTGCGCGCTGGAGGGCGGCCTCGGTAACCCCTCCCGGTTCGTCGAGTGGACCAACCGTGGCGACGTCGACCACTCGCGGTTCCTGACCAGCTGGGTCGGGGGCCTCATCGCGCCCGCGAGCCCGGCCGGCCCGGCCGCGCAGACGCTCTGGGGATACGCCCAGTCGGGACCCGGGGTCTACCAGGGGGACACGTACTTCTACTCGCAGGACCTCCCGCGCCACACCGAGGCGCTGCAGCCGGCCGGCTGCCCGCTGTACGTGTTCAGCGGCGAGTACGACTACTCGGCTACCACCGAGATGAGCCGCGAGGCCGCGACGCGCCTCGGCGGGCACCTCGTCGAGATGCCGGGCAAGGGGCACTTCCCGATGTCGGAGGACCCGGTGGGCTTCGCCGGGCACCTCTATCCCGTGCTCGACCTCCTGCACGACAAGTACGAGCGCTGA